The genomic segment ATTGATCCTGTTACGTCTGTTGTTCTGAAGTAGAATTGTGGTCTGTATCCGTTAAAGAATGGAGTGTGTCTTCCACCTTCTTCTTTCTTTAATACGTATACTTGACCTTCAAATTTTCTGTGTGGGTTTACTGAACCTGGCTTTGCAAGAACTTGACCTCTTTCGATTTCTTCTCTTGTTACACCTCTTAATAGTGCTCCTATGTTGTCTCCTGCTTCTGCCATGTCAAGTATCTTTCTGAACATTTCTACACCAGTTACTACTGTCTTCTTCTTTTCATCTTGTAATCCTACGATTTCTACTTCGTCGCCTACCTTCAATACT from the Caloramator mitchellensis genome contains:
- a CDS encoding EF-Tu/IF-2/RF-3 family GTPase, with the protein product VLKVGDEVEIVGLQDEKKKTVVTGVEMFRKILDMAEAGDNIGALLRGVTREEIERGQVLAKPGSVNPHRKFEGQVYVLKKEEGGRHTPFFNGYRPQFYFRTTDVTGSIKLPDGVEMCMPGDHINMDVELITPIAMEEGLRFAIREGGRTVGAGVVAKIFE